The region CGCCCACGATCACGTCGCTCGGAAAGTGCCGGCCCAGAGCCACGCGCGAGGCGCCGATCAGGCCGGCGGTGCCATAGGCGATCCAGGAGACCCATTTGTGGTCCCGGTAGACCTGGGCGAAGACGGTGGCGACGGTGAAAGCGCAGGTAGCGTGGCCGGAGGGAAAAGATCCCACGGTATCTCCCGACCGGGGGTGGTAGTTGAAGAACTTGCCCCGGGTGTCACCCGCCGGGCGTGTGCGCGCCGTCACGGTCTTCAGGGCGGAGCTCCAGAGGCCGGCGGTAAGCAGGGCTTCGGCGGAGAGACTCGAAGCTTCCGCGAGGCGGTCGTTGTGGCTCCACCGGCCGATGAGATAGCCCGTGCCGACAAGCGCTGCCCCGGGAACCGCATCTCCAAGAAAGGAGAATCCCCGCGCCAACCCCCCTCCCCGCTCTCGATTCTCGTTCTGGACGTAGGTCTGCACGTCCAAGTCCGTTCCCTCTCGATGACCCTGGCTAGAGGTCGACGCCAGGGAGACTCCCGCCAGAATGGGGAGCGTGAACCCCTCCCGGCGGAGCTCCGAAGGCCACCAGGTGGTGAGCAAGAACCTCTGGTCTCGGAAGAAGCGGCCGAAGAGGTTCTGGCGCCAGTAGGGACGATCGGTCAAGGCGGAGACTTCCTTCTCCTCCGTCGGATCGGAGTCGGCAGGGGGCGCAAGGGACTCGGAGGACTCCGTTGGAGAGACGAGAGGCGCATCGACAGGGCGGGCCTCATCGGAGGGGGTTTCCTCCTGGGCGGCCGCGACGGAGAAGCCGAGGAGGGCAAGGAGAACGGCGACCCGGAGACAAGGGGCTTTGCCCGACATAGTGCCGAATTGAACGCCGGGCGCTGATGGACGCGGGCTCGGTTGGTTCGCGGCCCGATGGCCATCGAACGCCGGCCCGCATCCCCAGAGTGTCGAGGCGTTTGGTGAATGCAGGGGTGCGCCGATCAGGGTATGGGAAGGTTGGCGCACCGGCTGTCGAAATTGCACTTGACGAGCTGGACGACCTCTCCCGTGTTTTCCACTTCGAGGATGGTGCCGATCCCCCGAGCGTAATACTTTCGCGCGAACAGCCCGGGCTCCAGTAGGGAGTAGTTCTTCGTGACGACGCAGTTCCCGGCACAGAACCGCTGCGCCAGTGCCCCAGGGACACCCTCGTCGAGCTCCGGGTCGTGACCGTAGGAGTACGTCGTGGACAAGATTTCGGTCACGTCCTCGGCGTTGCCCAGTGAAAATTCTTCGAGGTAGCCATCGCCCACCTTCGGCGAAGCCAGGGCGATGATGCCCGGCTTGTCGCCGTCGCGGCCTGCCTTGAAGGAGCCATCGATGTTGTCGAGCTCCGGTCTCATCGGCTTGTCGCCCTTGAAGGTCTCGTAATCCTTGGTCTCCTCGCCGAAGTACCAGACGCTGCCATCCTTGCCGGGAACGTACCAGTCATCCGTGGCCTCAAGGAGGAAACCACCCTCGAAGACCAGATCCCGGAATACGATGCAGTCTACGCCGGCGATCCGCTTCGTCTCGTTCACGACATCCACGGTGTTCACCTGCGTGGCGCTGCGGTACTCCCAGTGCTTCCCGACCCCCAGGGGGAAATACGGATTCGGCTTCGATGGACTCTTGGGGTTGTCGAAGCGGGCCGGTTTGAAATCGGGATCGTACTGACCTTCCCCGAGCACCCCGCAAGCGGCAAGACGGGTCTCATGTTGGCCCATGCAAAGCAGGGTTGCCTCATCCTGGGAGTCCGCCAGGTCGTCGAGGCAGGTCTTTTGCGCATTCAAGTTGATTATATTGAGGCAGATGGCTTTCCCGACGGCCCCATCGTCCGCGACGCTCGCCTTGCAGGCATCGAGCAGCAAGTCCGCCGTCTCCGTGCAGTAGCCTCCGCTCTGGGCGACACTCCTTCCGGTGAATGCGCCACCAAGGACGACCACGAGGACGAGCCCCAGGTGTACGAGAATGCGTCTCTTGCTCATCATTTCTCCTGTCGAGTTTGACGCCCTCTGGATTGCCTAACGTGACGTGCGAGACCTCACATTGGTTAGAGGCTCGTTCTCCTTCCAACCCTTCGCCACCACAGACATTTTTCTGCGCATCGACCCGCACGGGCAGTAGGCTCGACTCCTTCGATCCACAGTCTCGGCGAGCGATGTTCCCACCCGGCAAGCCCTCCACCGAAATTGAGTCCGCCGTTTTTGACCAGCTGAAGCCTCGCGAGGTGAGAGTTTTTTTCGCAACGTGCTCGACGTGGCGGCTCGGCGATCACTCCGTCGTGTGGCGACAGGAGCCCCGCTGGCAGCCTATAATCCTCGAACTCTGGGGGTCGTCATGATGCCGAGGATTCGAGGTGTGCTCGTCAGCCTGGCGCTGGCGCTCGCTGCGCAGTCTGCCGCCGGCAGCCTCGCCGAGCAGATTCCCGAGGCGATGTATCAAGGATTGCGCTGGCGGATGATCGGACCGTTCCGCGGCGGACGCAACCGGGCGGTCGCCGGAGTTGCGAGCCAGCCCGGCGTCTTCTACACGGGCGCGGTGAACGGCGGCGTGTGGAAGACCGACGACTTCGGCCACACCTGGCGGCCGATCTTCGACGCCCAGCCGACCCAGTCCATCGGCGACATCGCGGTCGCGCCTTCCAACCCGGACGTCGTCTACGTCGCCTCGGGAGAAGGGCTGCGCCGCCCCGATCTGTCGGTCGGCAACGGCATCTATCGATCGAGCGACGCCGGATTGACCTGGACCCATCTCAAGGCCTTGCGCGACGGCCAGCAGATTCCGCAGCTGGCGATCGACCCGCACGATCCCGACCGGGTCTTCGCGGCCGTCCTCGGGCATCCCTTCGGACCCAGCGAGGAGCGCGGCATCTTTCGCTCGACCGATGGCGGCCGGAGCTGGACCAAGGTGCTGTACGTTGACGCGAACACCGGCGGGTACGACGTCGCCATCGATCCGTCCCGCCCCCGCATCGTGTACGCCACGCTTTTCGAATCGCGCCTCGCGCCCTGGGAGGACGGCAACGTCTACGGCGCCCGAGGAGGGGTCTTCAAATCGTCCGACGGGGGCAACACGTGGCGCCGCCTGACCCGCGGACTCCCCGAGAATCTCCTGCAGGCCAACATCGCGATCGCCCGCAGCCGGCCGAAGCGCCTCTATCTCACCTTCTCGACGACGGTGCCGACCCAGTACGCCACCAACAAGGGGATGGGTTTCTACCGCTCGGACGACCGCGGTGAGACCTGGTCCAAGGCGACCGACGATCCGCGCTCGGCGATGAAGATCGGCGGCGGCGATCTGCCCATCGCCGAGGCCGATCCGACCGACCCCGACGTGGTGTACAGCTGCGGCATCATCCTGGGGAAATCCACCGACGGCGGCAAGACGTGGTCGAGCTTCAAGGGCGCGCCGGGCGGCGACGACTATCAGAACCTCTGGATCAACCCGGGCAACCACGACATCATGCTGGCCGCCTCCGATCAGGGCACGGCGGTCACGGTCAACGGCGGCCGGACGTGGAGCTCGTGGTACAACCAGCCGACCGCGCAGCTGTACCACGTGATCACCACGCGCGAGTGGCCGTACAAAGTCTGTGGCGGCCAGCAGGAGAGCGGCTCTGTCTGCATCGCGAGCCGGGGCAACGACGGAGCCATCTCGAACCGCGATTGGCATCCGGTGAACGTGATCGAGTACGGCTACGTCGCGCCCGATCCGCGGAACCCCGACATCATCTTCGGCGCCGGCCGCACGGTCGTCTCCCGGTACGACTGGAAGACCGGGCAGACCCGGAACATCACGCCGCTTCCGGTCCGGGGCGAGTACCGCGCCGAGCGCACCGAGCCCCTGGTCTTCTCGCCGATCGACCAGCGCACGCTCTACTACGCGACCAACGTCCTGTTCCGGACGACCGACTACGGCGAAACTTGGCAGGCTATTTCGCCCGATCTGGCGCATCCGAGCCCCGGCATTCCGCCCGGCGTCGGCCGCATGGCCGACAGCGACAAGGCCGCCCCCAAGAAGCGCGGCGCGATCTACGCGGTCGCGCCGTCGTTCAAGGCCATCACCACCCTTTGGGCGGGGACCGACGACGGCCGCATGTGGATCACGCGCGACGGCGGGCTGAGCTGGAAGGACATTACCCCGCCGGGGGTGAAGCCGTGGCACAAAGTCACCCAAATCGAGGCCTCCCACTACGACGACCGCACCGCGTACGTCTCGGTCAGCGGCCTGCGCGTCGACGATCCCGCCCCGTACGTCTACCGCACCGGTGACGGCGGGCGCAGCTGGCGGCTCATCGTTGCGGGTCTCGACTCCTCGCCGGTGAACGCGGTCCGCGAGGATCCCGTCCGGAAAGGGCTGCTGTTCGCCGCCACCGAGACCGGCGTATGGGTCTCGTTCGACGACGGCGGCGGATGGCAGCCGCTGCAGCTCAATTTGCCGCACAGCTCGATGCGCGATCTATGGATCCACGACCAGGACCTGATCGTCGCCACCCACGGGCGCTCGTTTTGGATCCTCGACGACATCTCGCCGCTGCGCCAGGCGCGGGCCGCCGCGGCGGGCGCCGACCTGCTGTTCACGCCGGCGGTGGCGATTCGCGCCCCGCAGTCGACCTACGCCGAGACCCCGATTCCGCCCGACGAGCCGCAGGCGCAGAACCCGCCGAGCGGCGCGGTGATCGACTACTACCTCGGCCGGCCGGCGCCCGGTCGCCTGACCATCGAGATTCTCGACGCGGCCGGCAGCGTGCTTCGCGCCTTCGCGAGCGACGATCCGCCGGAGCTCACGCCCGAGGAGCTGCGAGAGCAGATGATCCCTCCCTCCTGGGTGCGCCTGCCCCGGAACCCCGAGACCTCGGCCGGCATGCACCGCTTCGTGTGGGACCTGCATCACGAAAGGCCGGTGTCGGTCACGCACGAGTATCCGATCACGGCGGTGCCGCACGATACGCCCCGCCATCCGCTCGGGCCGCCGGCCGTGCCGGGCCGGTATACCGTGCGGCTCACGACCGCCGGCCAATCGCACACGGCGCCCCTGATCGTGAAACTCGATCCACGCGTGAAGACCTCGCAATCCGGGCTGCAGGAGATGTTCGCCCTGCAGAAGAGGCTGGCGGGCTTCGTGGAGCGCAGCTCGCGGGCGGTCTTGCAGGCGGTGTCGCTGCAGGAGCAGGCGGCCGCGCTCGAGCCGGCGGCCGCCCTGGCCGAGGCGCTCAAGACGTTCACCGCGCGGGTGTCGGCCGCGCTCGAAGGGCCGGAAGACCCCGCGGCGGGCGCGGCGAAGCCGAGCGGGCTGAAAAACGTGAACGACGACGCCTACTCGGTCTACGGCATCGTCGGTCAGGCCGACGCGGCGCCGACCTCCGCCCAGCGCGCCGCGGCGGCGAAGATCGAGCGCGACCTCGCGCCGGCCATCGCCGCGTGGGAGAGGATCGTGAAGATCGATCTCCCGGCGCTCAATTCCAGTTTGCGGCGGGCCGGGTTGCGGGCGCTCGATCCGGCGCGGCCTCCGCGGAGCGGTGAGAGCCAGGGGAACCAGGAGTAGCTCGTCTCCTTCCCAGCGGATGTCGGAGAGCCCTCATGATTCGTAGGATCGTCGTGCTCGGCGCCGTCGCCTTCGGCAGCATCGCGGCGGCTCTCGCCATGGAAGGGAGGGTTCTCCTTCCCGACGGGCGGCCGGCAGCCGGCGCGACGGTTTCCATCGCCGGCCTTCCCGGCTCGGTCGGGACCGACGGGGAGGGACGCTTTCAGTGGCACCCGGATCCCGCGGCCCCGTTCGATCTGCTCGTCGTCCTTTCAGGCGGGCAATACACCGCTCCGGTGCGGGTGGAGAGGCAGCCGGGCGGGGAACCGCTGCTCGTGCGGGTCATTCCCCTGATCTCGGAATTCACCACGGTGACCGCGACCCGGATTCCCGGGAAGGTCGAGGAGGCGCCCGCTTCCGTCACGGTGATCCCGGGGGACGAGCTGGGGCGCCGGGGAGCGCGCGACCTGAAAAGCGCCCTGGCGCTGGCGGCCGGCGTGGACGTCGCGCCGGGGGGTGACGGAGGACCCGC is a window of Candidatus Polarisedimenticolia bacterium DNA encoding:
- a CDS encoding glycoside hydrolase; the protein is MMPRIRGVLVSLALALAAQSAAGSLAEQIPEAMYQGLRWRMIGPFRGGRNRAVAGVASQPGVFYTGAVNGGVWKTDDFGHTWRPIFDAQPTQSIGDIAVAPSNPDVVYVASGEGLRRPDLSVGNGIYRSSDAGLTWTHLKALRDGQQIPQLAIDPHDPDRVFAAVLGHPFGPSEERGIFRSTDGGRSWTKVLYVDANTGGYDVAIDPSRPRIVYATLFESRLAPWEDGNVYGARGGVFKSSDGGNTWRRLTRGLPENLLQANIAIARSRPKRLYLTFSTTVPTQYATNKGMGFYRSDDRGETWSKATDDPRSAMKIGGGDLPIAEADPTDPDVVYSCGIILGKSTDGGKTWSSFKGAPGGDDYQNLWINPGNHDIMLAASDQGTAVTVNGGRTWSSWYNQPTAQLYHVITTREWPYKVCGGQQESGSVCIASRGNDGAISNRDWHPVNVIEYGYVAPDPRNPDIIFGAGRTVVSRYDWKTGQTRNITPLPVRGEYRAERTEPLVFSPIDQRTLYYATNVLFRTTDYGETWQAISPDLAHPSPGIPPGVGRMADSDKAAPKKRGAIYAVAPSFKAITTLWAGTDDGRMWITRDGGLSWKDITPPGVKPWHKVTQIEASHYDDRTAYVSVSGLRVDDPAPYVYRTGDGGRSWRLIVAGLDSSPVNAVREDPVRKGLLFAATETGVWVSFDDGGGWQPLQLNLPHSSMRDLWIHDQDLIVATHGRSFWILDDISPLRQARAAAAGADLLFTPAVAIRAPQSTYAETPIPPDEPQAQNPPSGAVIDYYLGRPAPGRLTIEILDAAGSVLRAFASDDPPELTPEELREQMIPPSWVRLPRNPETSAGMHRFVWDLHHERPVSVTHEYPITAVPHDTPRHPLGPPAVPGRYTVRLTTAGQSHTAPLIVKLDPRVKTSQSGLQEMFALQKRLAGFVERSSRAVLQAVSLQEQAAALEPAAALAEALKTFTARVSAALEGPEDPAAGAAKPSGLKNVNDDAYSVYGIVGQADAAPTSAQRAAAAKIERDLAPAIAAWERIVKIDLPALNSSLRRAGLRALDPARPPRSGESQGNQE
- a CDS encoding phosphatase PAP2 family protein, coding for MTDRPYWRQNLFGRFFRDQRFLLTTWWPSELRREGFTLPILAGVSLASTSSQGHREGTDLDVQTYVQNENRERGGGLARGFSFLGDAVPGAALVGTGYLIGRWSHNDRLAEASSLSAEALLTAGLWSSALKTVTARTRPAGDTRGKFFNYHPRSGDTVGSFPSGHATCAFTVATVFAQVYRDHKWVSWIAYGTAGLIGASRVALGRHFPSDVIVGALLGNSVGRMVLEHEHESGPVTSTLRPFFDPAGEGAGLVWTHDW